The Lipingzhangella halophila genome segment CCGCGCTCGGCCTCGCCCATCGGACCGGCGCCGACGCGGCTGCCCCGGATGGCGCTACCACTACCCACGAAAAACTCCTTCGGCGGATGTGCCCCGGTGAGGGGGAGGAAAGCTGGCGTTCATGCCCGCGCGGCGGCACAGCACAGGGGATGCGTGCCCGCCTCGCGTGGACGCGGAATCTAACCTAGCCGCCCCGGTTGATCAACAGCCCCAGCCCGACCGCGCAGACGATCCATACGAGGGCCGTAACGATCGTCAGACGGTCGAGATTGCGCTCCACGACCGACGAGCCGCCGAGCGACGAGGTGACACCGCCGCCGAACAGATCGGACAGGCCGCCGCCTTTGCCCTTGTGCAGCAGCACCAGCAGGACAAGCAGCACACTGCAGAGCATCACGACGATTTGCAGACTGAGGATCACACGCTCACCCGTAGCTCACCCCCGCAAGCGGCGGGGAATGGACGATCTAGAGAGCCCTCCAACCGCGGTCTCGCCACTCGGCTCGGCCAAGGGCCCGGCGCGGAGAAGGGACCGGGACAGTTCTCAATATTACCGCGTGCCACTGCGGCACACGCCTGGTTTTCGGGACTCCTCCCACGACCGAAGTCGCGGGCTTCTCCCGACGCCATTCAGGCGGCGGGAAGGACCAGCCCGGCCCTGATACCAATATGGAAACCTTCGGGGCAGTCTAGCCCCTTCAACGGACCGCTCGATGCGGCCCGGCGCGCGAACCAGCGTGCCGGACCGGTCTCGCGGTGTCACCCGGACGAGAGCGTCACCCTTGGTCGCGGAAGCGGACCAGGGAGACGAAATCGTCGGGCTTGAGGCTGGCGCCCCCGACGAGGGCGCCGTCGACGTCGTCCTGCGCCATGATCCCGGCAATGTTGTCGGCCTTGACCGACCCCCCGTACAGGATCCGGGTGGCCTCGGAGACGTCGTCCGAGTACAGCTCGCTGAGCCGGGCGCGCAGCGCCGCGCAGACCTCCTGGGCGTCCTCGGGGGTGGCGACCTCGCCCGTTCCGATGGCCCAGACCGGCTCGTAGGCGACGACCAACCGGGCCGCCTGCTCCGCGGGGACACCGGCCAGCGCGCCATCGAGCTGCGCGACGGTGTGGGAGACCTGCTCGCCCGCCTTGCGGACCTGCAACCCCTCACCCAGGCACAGGATGGGCGTGATGTCGCTGGCGAACGCGGCCTTGACCTTGCCGTTGACGGCGGCGTCGTCCTCGTTGTGGTACTCGCGGCGCTCGGAGTGCCCCGCGAGCGCGTAGGTGCAGCCGAGCTTGGCCAGCATGCCGCCCGAGATCTCGCCGGTGTAGGCGCCCTTCTCGTGCTGCGAGATGTCCTGCGCGCCGTAGGTGATCCGCAGCTTATCGCCGTCGACCAGCGTCTGCACGCTGCGCAGCGCGGTGAACGGCGGAAGCACGGCCACCTCGGTCTGGTCGAAGTCGGTGTCCTTCAGCGAGAACGCCAGCTTCTGGACCAGCGAGATGGCCTCAAGATGGTTGCTGTTCAGCTTCCAGTTGCCCGCGATGAGCGGTGTGCGCTTGGCCACTGCCATTGTCCGTTCCTCGAAAGTAGATCTGCAGGAGTGTTCGGTTCGGGCCGCCGCGCGCCGGGCGCGCGGCGGCCGTGGTCTGGGGCCGCCGTCCTCAGGCGTCCAGGGCCTCGATTCCGGGCAGGGGCTTGCCCTCCAGGTACTCCAGGCTCGCACCGCCGCCCGTGGAGATGTGGCCGAATCGCTCCTCGGGGAAGCCGAGCGCGCGTACCGCCGCCGCGGAGTCGCCCCCACCCACCACGGTGAAGGCACCGGACTGGGTGAGCGCCTCGGCCAGGGCACGCGTGCCGTACGAGAACGGTTCCATCTCGAAGACCCCCATGGGACCGTTCCAGAACACGGTCGCGGTGTCGGCGAGCTTGGCGCCGAACAGCGCGCGCGTCTCGGGGCCGATGTCGAGCCCCATACGTTCGGCGGGAATCGACTCCACGGGCGCCGGAGCGTGCGGGGCTCCGGCGGAGAAGCTGTCGGCCGCGACGACGTCCAACGGCAGCACGATCTCCACACCCCGTTCCCGGGCGCGGTCCAGGTATCCGCGGACCGTGTCGACCTGGTCGGCTTCGAGTAGGCTCGACCCCACCTCGTACCCCTGGGCCTTGAGGAACGTGTAGGCCATGCCGCCACCGATCAGGAGGCGGTCGGCGGTACCGAGGAGGTTGTCGATGACGGCCAGCTTATCGGACACCTTGGCGCCGCCCAGGACGACCGCGTAGGGCCGCTCGGGCTTGACGGTGAGCCGGCGCAGCACCTCGACCTCGGTGAGCACCAGGTCGCCCACCGCGTGGGGCAGTTGGCGCGGGAGGTCGTAGACACTGGCGTGCTTGCGGTGCAACGCGCCGAAACCGTCGCCGACGTAGCAGTCGGCGAGCGCGGCGAGGCGGCCGGCGAACTCGGCGCGCTCGGCGTCGTCCTTGCTGGTCTCGCCCGGCTCGAAACGCAGGTTCTCCACCAGCGCGACATCACCGTCGGCCAGCGCGCCGCTCACCGCGCGGGCCGACTCTCCCGCGGTGTCGGTGGCGAACGCGACGTCGGTCCCCAGGAGCTCACCCAGCCTGGCGGCGACGGGGCCAAGCGAGAACTCCGGCGCGGGCTCGCCTTTGGGCCGGCCGAGGTGCGCGGCGACGATGACGCGCGCACCGCGCTCGCGCAGCTTGGTGATGGTGGGCACGCTGGCCCGGATCCGGCCGTCATCGGTGATGCGCTCACCGTCGAGTGGCACGTTCAGATCGGCGCGGACGAACACGCGCTGGCCCGAGACGTCGAGATCCTCGATCGTCCGCAAGCTGTCCTCCTTGTTGAGCTGGGTGAGGGAGGCCACGCGGAACGCGGCCCAAGAACGGTGGCGCCCTCTCGCACGCGGAGAGGACGCCACACCGCGCCGCACACGGTCGTTGCGGTTCGCGTTACAGGTTCGAGCCGACCAGCTTGGTCATGTCGACGATGCGGCTGGAGTAGCCCCACTCGTTGTCGTACCACCCGATGATCTTGGCGGTGTTCCCGGACACCATGGTCAGCCCGGCGTCGAAGGTGCACGACGGGGCCGTCCCGACAATGTCGGAGGAGACGATCGGGTCCTCGGTGTAGCTCAGCACGCCCTTCAGAGGGCC includes the following:
- a CDS encoding phosphoglycerate kinase is translated as MRTIEDLDVSGQRVFVRADLNVPLDGERITDDGRIRASVPTITKLRERGARVIVAAHLGRPKGEPAPEFSLGPVAARLGELLGTDVAFATDTAGESARAVSGALADGDVALVENLRFEPGETSKDDAERAEFAGRLAALADCYVGDGFGALHRKHASVYDLPRQLPHAVGDLVLTEVEVLRRLTVKPERPYAVVLGGAKVSDKLAVIDNLLGTADRLLIGGGMAYTFLKAQGYEVGSSLLEADQVDTVRGYLDRARERGVEIVLPLDVVAADSFSAGAPHAPAPVESIPAERMGLDIGPETRALFGAKLADTATVFWNGPMGVFEMEPFSYGTRALAEALTQSGAFTVVGGGDSAAAVRALGFPEERFGHISTGGGASLEYLEGKPLPGIEALDA
- the secG gene encoding preprotein translocase subunit SecG yields the protein MILSLQIVVMLCSVLLVLLVLLHKGKGGGLSDLFGGGVTSSLGGSSVVERNLDRLTIVTALVWIVCAVGLGLLINRGG
- the tpiA gene encoding triose-phosphate isomerase, with protein sequence MAKRTPLIAGNWKLNSNHLEAISLVQKLAFSLKDTDFDQTEVAVLPPFTALRSVQTLVDGDKLRITYGAQDISQHEKGAYTGEISGGMLAKLGCTYALAGHSERREYHNEDDAAVNGKVKAAFASDITPILCLGEGLQVRKAGEQVSHTVAQLDGALAGVPAEQAARLVVAYEPVWAIGTGEVATPEDAQEVCAALRARLSELYSDDVSEATRILYGGSVKADNIAGIMAQDDVDGALVGGASLKPDDFVSLVRFRDQG